DNA sequence from the Desulfovibrio sp. genome:
TCTTTTTTTTGTTCCATGGCCATTATGGAAAAAAATATTACTGCCAACAGGCTTTACACTCGTGCTTTTGGCTGAATTACTAAATTCAGCCATCGAAAACGTTTGCGACATAATTCATCCGCAGGAATCAAAGCTGGTAAAAGCCGCAAAAGACAAAGGCTCCATGGCGGTATTGATTGCCTTGATCGCAAATTTTTTCCTTCTTCTTGCTTTGATAATTGCTTAGCTGCCATATTATTGATGAACATTATTGCAAGCCAAACGGCTAGACAATTAACATATCGATAACCTTTGGCAACAGACCGATCCTCACTCTCTGCCACAT
Encoded proteins:
- a CDS encoding diacylglycerol kinase; the protein is MKKFIELVRRRLVSATKYSIDGFVDTFRHEEAFRLELLVFVVLIVVLFFVPWPLWKKILLPTGFTLVLLAELLNSAIENVCDIIHPQESKLVKAAKDKGSMAVLIALIANFFLLLALIIA